A DNA window from Suncus etruscus isolate mSunEtr1 chromosome 8, mSunEtr1.pri.cur, whole genome shotgun sequence contains the following coding sequences:
- the LOC126016420 gene encoding olfactory receptor 2G3-like codes for MGQGNDSFPGTFVLLGFSEWPWLEMPLFGLVLVSYILTLMGNGSIILLSLVEPRLQTPMYFFLDNLSMLDICVTCTIVPQLLANLWGPEKTITSWGCITQAYLFHWTGCTECALLAVMAFDRYVAVCRPLHYSLIMQPRLCAQLAATAWCSGLANSVLQATLTLQLPRCGHRMLDHFFCEVPVLIKLACGDTTANDLSLAVGAIPFALLAPLLVLVSYTLITKAVLCLPSAKGRLKALSTCSSHLAVVVLYFGPAIYMYLQPPANSTQAKFMSFFYCLITPLLNPLIYTLRNKDVKAAWKRVLQPLSR; via the coding sequence ATGGGCCAGGGGAATGACAGCTTCCCTGGCACCTTTGTCTTGTTGGGCTTCTCGGAGTGGCCCTGGCTGGAGATGCCCCTCTTTGGCTTGGTCCTAGTCTCCTACATTCTCACCCTGATGGGTAACGGCTCCATTATCCTCCTGTCCCTGGTAGAACCCAGACTCCAaacccccatgtacttcttcctggaCAATCTCTCGATGCTGGACATCTGTGTCACCTGTACCATCGTGCCCCAGCTCCTAGCCAACCTCTGGGGCCCAGAGAAGACCATCACGTCCTGGGGCTGCATCACTCAGGCCTACCTCTTCCACTGGACAGGCTGCACCGAGTGCGCCCTGCTGGCTGTGATGGCCTTTGACCGGTACGTGGCTGTGTGCCGACCTCTCCACTACAGCCTCATCATGCAGCCCAGGCTATGTGCACAGCTGGCAGCTACAGCCTGGTGCAGTGGCCTGGCCAACTCGGTGCTGCAGGCCACACTCACGCTGCAGCTGCCCCGCTGTGGCCACCGCATGCTGGACCACTTCTTCTGTGAAGTGCCAGTCCTCATCAAACTGGCCTGTGGCGACACCACTGCCAATGACTTGTCCCTCGCTGTGGGGGCCATCCCCTTCGCCCTGCTAGCCCCACTGCTGGTACTCGTGTCCTACACGCTCATCACCAAGGCCGTGCTGTGTCTGCCCTCAGCCAAGGGGCGCCTCAAGGCTCTTAGCACCTGCAGCTCACACCTAGCAGTTGTGGTCCTGTACTTCGGGCCAGCCATCTACATGTACCTGCAACCCCCTGCCAACAGCACACAGGCCAAGTTCATGTCTTTCTTCTACTGCCTCATCACCCCACTGCTTAATCCTCTCATCTACACACTGCGCAACAAAGATGTGAAGGCTGCCTGGAAGAGGGTCCTACAGCCCCTGAGCAGGTGA